One window from the genome of Macaca fascicularis isolate 582-1 chromosome 7, T2T-MFA8v1.1 encodes:
- the RAB11A gene encoding ras-related protein Rab-11A → MGTRDDEYDYLFKVVLIGDSGVGKSNLLSRFTRNEFNLESKSTIGVEFATRSIQVDGKTIKAQIWDTAGQERYRAITSAYYRGAVGALLVYDIAKHLTYENVERWLKELRDHADSNIVIMLVGNKSDLRHLRAVPTDEARAFAEKNGLSFIETSALDSTNVEAAFQTILTEIYRIVSQKQMSDRRENDMSPSNNVVPIHVPPTTENKPKVQCCQNI, encoded by the exons TTGTCCTTATTGGAGATTCTGGCGTTGGAAAGAGTAATCTCCTGTCTCGATTTACTCGAAATGAGTTTAATCTGGAAAGCAAGAGCACCATTGGAGTAGAGTTTGCAACCAGAAGCATCCAGGTTGATGGAAAAACAATAAAGGCACAGATATGGGACACAGCAGGGCAAGAGCGATACCGAGCTATAACATCAGC ATATTATCGTGGAGCTGTAGGTGCCTTATTGGTTTATGACATTGCTAAACATCTCACATATGAAAATGTAGAGCGATGGCTGAAAGAACTGAGAGATCATGCTGATAGTAACATTGTTATCATGCTCGTGGGCAATAAGAGTGATCTGCGTCATCTCAGGGCAGTTCCTACAGATGAAGCAAGAGCTTTTGCAG AAAAGAATGGTTTGTCGTTCATTGAGACTTCTGCTCTAGACTCCACAAATGTAGAAGCTGCTTTTCAGACCATTTTAACAG agATTTACCGCATTGTTTCTCAGAAGCAAATGTCAGACAGACGCGAAAATGACATGTCTCCAAGCAACAATGTGGTTCCTATTCATGTTCCACCAACCACTGAAAACAAGCCAAAGGTGCAGTGCTGTCAGAACATCTAA